The Electrophorus electricus isolate fEleEle1 chromosome 4, fEleEle1.pri, whole genome shotgun sequence region AAACTATGGGTATTTTGCTAACAGTTGTTTCTATTGTTGGTGCATTTATGACACTGATAATCTTAATCATATTcctcaaatataaaaatacccCAATAGTCAAAGCccacaactcagagctgagcttcctgctgcttttttctctgactctgtgtttcctctgttcacttactttcattggtcagccctccgagtggtcctgtatgctgcgccacACAGCATTTGGGATCAACtttgtcctctgcatctcctgtgttctggggaaaacaattgtagtgttaatggccttcagggctacacttccaggcagtaatgtcatgaaatggtttgggcctctgcagcagagactcagtgttcttgccTTTACACTTATACAGGTtcttatttgtgtgctttggttaatcatttcccccccttttcccttcaaaaatcaaaaactgtaCAAGGACAAGATTATTATAGAATGTCATTTGGGTTCATccataggtttctgggctgtgctgggttaCATTGGGCTTCTAGCTAGTTTATGTTTTCTGttggcttttctagcacggaagctgcctgataactttaatgaagccaagtTCATCActttcagcatgctcatattctgtgcagtttggatcacctttattccatcttatgtcagctctcctggaaaattcactgtagctgtggagatatttgccatTTTGGCCTCAAGCTTTGGattgttattctgtatatttattccaaagtgttacataatcATACTGAAACCAGAGAAGAACACTAAAAAGCAACTTATGAGTAAAATGCCAACTACATGAGCTAGTAGACTACATATTTACCATTAATctaattcatattttaaatcaaattatcTTCATAAAGATTTTATAATACTGATAATTTTGatcttaatatttaatttgtaactTTGTAGGATATCTTTGAATATGttatgtaattacacacacacacacacacacacacacacacacacgcacacacacacattaaaggaaaacattagGCATAATGCCACAATCAAGTACCTAAAATCTAGATCAATACCAAATAAGAGGATTCTGTTGATACTAAACAGCAAGGTAGCTCTGAAGTGGATGATCAGTAAATCCCTTGCAGAAATGAGATAAAACACAACTTAGAGTAATAAACATTGTATAGTGTCAAATACGTGACCTAGTAGACTACATATTTATCATAAATGTGGCAACATATAGATTATATATGATTCTAGCCTGTGTAAGCTTGGACTTAGATACATAATATATcagaacaaaatattttaaattttcaagAAAATCTGAAGAATAATTTTAGAATAatttaacacaaaaataaataaattttatatatatatatatatatatatatatatatatatatatatatatatatatatatatatatatatatatatatataaacaccatattttataatattttatacatttctcCCATTGAGTACTGGTACAGGAGCAAAAAAAGCCATCAATATTACCAAGGTTTGTTGAGCTTTCTAAATAGACAAAGCACTGCCAGCAGTGGAAAAGCCAGTAGCATTATGCCAGTAGCAAGGAGCACACATAAGGAGCACTGTGTAACCGTAACAGACCATTTAGCTATAATGTGATATTTATAGCTAGGTAGTTGGAATACTGTTATACAAAGCTCAGTGGTCAACAGATCAGTGACCTGTTGTAATGGTTACAGCTTGCATGAGCTGCTTTGCACTCTTCACCctctttgcttttaaaattctgttaTTTCTCTCAATCTACAGCAGCCttcttaaaaattaaaatccatGGGTGAAAGAGCTTTTTCTTGTAGAGCACATCGATTATGGAAAGCTCTTCGTAACGCTATTAAAATGCTCCTACTCtgaattgatttaaaatgttacttaaaACTTAACATGTTTTTTGATTGGCCTCTATTtatgtttgatattttatttaactattcatttatttatttatttattttatatttcttattGTCACTTTGTAGTGTTTGGGTTTaagaaaaatgcattataaatttaattgtattattattattattattagcagtagtagtagtagtagtattatcaTCAACCTAAATGCTCTCATCTGTAGATATGATAGCCTGCTACATTATATGACTGTAGAAATTGTACtctaaacacaaaataaataaaaaaattgaacaatctaaaaaacaaaagcagtacCTGTTCTActtatgatgttatttttaatgtttaaagttcCACTTGTGCCATAATTGTAATTTGGTgcaaataaatgagaaaagatGAGATTTCAGAAACAAATGGTTACTGATGAAAAGATAGACTTTAGAGTCATGCTACAGCAACAACATTTTTTATCATGTCTAAttcaaacagaaacaacaacaatcaaaatatacatatgtattgtTAGCAAGCAAAAATATTTGGCATAATAAATCTGAGTGGTGTGCTGCATTGTAGTTATCACTGTACAAAAGGAACACCATACTACCTCATTCTGctactgaataaatgttttgaatgaatGTGGGCatacaaaaacactaaacatgaGCAACACGCAACAACGCAACAAACGGTAAATAACAGCATTAAGTACAGCTTACATGGGTTCAACACCGACAAAAACTACTGAACAAACTGGattttaaatgcacacattaacaacataaaacaagtaACAGGTGTGAAACATGGGAGGGGTGTCcacgaagacacacacacacacacacacacacacacacacacacaaaacgtcACATAAACATAGAGAGGAGTCTAGGAGGACCAAGCCATGACacaattacaatataattataACCAAATCAAGGGTAACAAAGTATTTAGTTGTACTATtattaaaaggcaaaaacatACTGAATACCGGTAGCTCCTTGATTCATTAGTTCTATAAGTTCTATAAGtaagatttacacacacacacacacacacacacacacacacagtaaaagcTGCTGACAGCACTGGCGGACAGCACCTGAAACATCACACGTGTTCATTACAATAATTACAACATTCCTCACATTTACTGTCAGTCACTCAATATATAACTAGATGTTGAAAACATTCTGCAGGTATCTGTGTGACTGGCCACCATTTagtaatttgtttatatatatatatttaattaattacattttttttgtatgtatggccacacccctcccatgtatcatacctgttcctcattttacTTCGTCACCATGTGCATATAAAGCCATGTTTAGTTGTTGGtctttgtcggtgtttgaccccatATTCTAAATGCCTTCTTGTATAAAACTGTGATTACAGTGtttagctgtttgtgtgttaatcaTTCAACACAGTTCTCGTTcgtcctgtttcctgttttgttttccattgtgttaataaacatctgcaTGTACGACACAGCATTCaagtatatttttttctttatatatatatatatatatatatatatatgggttgCTGTAGTGCAATTGTAAATCATGGAATTACAGGCAATTTTTCATGAAATCCAAAAATCATACAGAGTGATCTAATTCGAGGCGTAAAAAGATGGTGACCTGAACATGATACtcagatcaataaaaaaaaataaggtcTTTGAAGTTCATGATCTGTCATTCCAATGATTGTCCTGCTATAAAATTAGGTTAGTCATCCTGGTTAGGTTAGTGCGTCTGATTCAGTGTTCctcaatgtttttattaatatctttgcaatatgacagcatatatatatatatatatatatatatatatatatatatatatatatatatatatatatatatatatatatatatatatggctctGAATCATTGGAATCTGTCATTTCAATTTTGTTGATAATAAGAATAGTAAGCCTATGAGAGGTTAAATATCGAGGTTAGATATAGTTTAAGATACACGTCATCTGCCTCTCACcattgattgattaatttgtgtgtcaatctgagtgaaactaaccaataaacaatcatgaaatcacTAAGGATTTACTCTTCACTTTGGAAACATTTCCTTCCTTGTTCAATCaacatctagctagctagctaaaacgTGCAAAATGTTTATAGCTGCTGAAGTTGTAGCGATTTTGGACAGTAGTGCCAAAGAAAACAGAGCTTTACAGCCCGATGGGTTTGATCcctttgatgaagaagaatatgaaaattaaagAGATTGACAgctaaatgaataatttttcaCAATATTGCTATTATAGTGGACTTAGataacttttttgtgtgtgtgtgtgcgtgtgtgtgtgtgtgtgtgtgtgtgtgtgtgtgtgtgtgtgtgtgtgtgaaagctagTATAGTTAAGTACTAGGCATCTACATTCAGCTTCACTGTCAGGAATCCCTGCTGTAGTATTCCAAATTCCAAAGCATTTGCCCTTTTTTGgtaaacaatttaaaatcaaatgcagacttaaaaacagacttaaaagtaaatttcattatttttttatgccTATAAATTTCATATACATGAGCcatgtctctctatctctaatTCACTATGCTTTATCATGCCTAACTTCCTTTAGATCCCTGGGTACATGCTAATACTCATTAATTATTCTTTAATGCCAATTAACAATTTTCTCTAAACTTAAGGTGGTGTTCCTGATATAAGTCATCGGACAAATTCTACATGAGAACAATGTGCTAGCTAGGCTACCACTGACCAACCAGACCAACACTCTTTTGTTACACATTAACATAGTATTACACaatccacatacacactttgtgtctgtgcttcgTTACTTTTCCCTTGTATTTTTCATCCAGTTTCTAAGGCAAGATTAGCAGATgaattatttgattttatagAAAAAGGAAAtgctaaaacatttctgaagccTGCAGCTTATTGCGTGAAATTCATgacattacataaaaaaattaattatgttcCTGTTTAGCTGTTGTGcttattaatgaaaaaatacatattgtaGCATATAAAGCTGGAGTGGCGATATGAACAGCAAGTGCAGGAACATCTCATTTTCAATCCACAGGTACAGATTTTACAGGCAGATTGTACTCCAAAAATAAACCAGGCTACGCTGCTCACATTTCAAAGTCACACCTCCTTTGACATGGGACTACCAGTAAAACAGTATCATAGAGAATTTACCTTCCTATCACTATAAATACCACATATCCTTCCTGTTCAACCAGAAGAAACATCAGATCTGCCAGACATTCTTAAACATTATCTCTACACTTTGACCTGGATATGTGGATGGAGCCTGTATTTGCTCTCTTGCATTTGGTAATGACCATCATCATCTTTTCCAAATGTAATGGGACTGACTGTACCCTGCTAGGAGAGTCTGTATGCCCTCAGATATCAAAGGATGGTGATGTCATAATTGGAgggattttttcttttcatagcaGTTGGGAGATCACAGACTTGTCGTATTTGGTTAAACCACCTCCGCTAAAATGCACAAGGTAAGAGGTAGAGGACAGTGATTATTTCAGACACAATGTGAACATgtaatattctaaaatataaacagtgacAGTACTGAAGGATCTTTAAGTCTTTATCCTAAAATACTGTTcttggattttattttaattatctaGTCTTGATGTCAGAGCCATACAGTTTTCACAGTCTTTGATGTTTGCAATAGAGGAGATCAACAACAATTCCTCTTTACTGCCTGGTGTCTCACTGGGCTATAAGATATATGATGCCTGTACGTCTAAAGCAGTGGGGGTTCAGGTGGCTATGGCACTTGTTAATGGAAATGAGAACTCAGTCTCAAATAAACCCTGCACAAAACCAGCCCAGGTACAAGCCATAATAGGAGAGTCATTCTCATCAGTGTCCATGGCTGTTGCGATGAATATTGGACCTTTCAGCATTCCCTTAGTAAGTACATAAGCAATTATGAATACTCACTTTACATgccttttaatacatttaaaacctttacaatttaaacaattataaacaaataactttAATGtctattaaacatttattaaacaactTTAATTGTTagataaaaaatgtatgtgaagtTGTTTTATCACCAATTTTAATGTCATATGCAATGATGATGGCTATACACTTATCATAATACCTGATACACCTGCTTGAATGTGTTATAGATTAGTCAATCTGCCAATCTGTGTTTTTAGATCAGCCATGGTGCAACCTGTGAGTGTCTTAGTGACAAAAAGAAATATCCCTCATTTCTACGCACTATTCCAAGTGATTACCATCAGAGCAGAGCACTGGCAGAAATGGTCAGGCACTTTGGCTGGACTTGGGTGGGGGCAATAAGAAGAGATGATGACTATGGTAACAGTGGGATGGCTGCATTTACTCAAGCTGCACAACAGTGGGACATATGCTTAGAATATTCTCTTCCATTTTTCAAAACCTACTCACAGGAGAAAGTACTGCGAATCATTGAGCAGATCAAAAGCTCCACTTCTCGTGTGATAGTTGGATTTGTTGATCCCTCAGACATAGAGATTTTGCTGGATGTATTTCTTGAGCACAACATCACTGGATATCAGTGGGTGGGAACTGAGGCTTGGATCTTAAATCCATTGCTAGCCACACTGGACAAGCACAACATACTGCAAGGAGCCATAGGACTGGCTGTCCCAAAAGCAAAGGTGACAGGTCTCAAGGACTTCATTCTAGATTTAAATCAAGTGAAATCTGCAGGCAGTGCCATTTTTACTAAATATTGGGAGACAATATTTCATTGTAAATATAAAGCCAAGAATGATTCAGAGGACTCACCATCATGTACAGGCGAAGAGGAATTGTCTGAAATGAACAACATTTTTTCTGACATGTCGCTGATGCCATATttcaataatgtgtataaaggtGTTTATGCTATTGCCCATACCCTACATGACCTTCTTGGCTGCAAAGAAACATGCTCTACAAAGAAGCAGCCTGATCCTCTCACAGTGAGTTAATGATTTGAAACATACATTTAGCACTACTTCAAAACCCCAGCCAAAATGATGTAATTTAATGGGCAatgcagtgtttttactgtttttttaaaataatattttaaaaaaacttctATCAACAAATAAACTTTGCTCTATTTCTTCAGTTTCTAGAACAGCTCAGAATGGTGCGTTTCAAAACTAAAGAGGGTGAAGaaatttattttgataaaaacGGTGACCCTGCTGCGAGATATGAGGTGATAAACTGGCAAACAAGTAAAGAAAGGCAACACGAGTTTGTTACTGTTGGACTTTATGACTCCACTTTCCCTGTTAACAGTCGATTAACACTAAACTTGTCTTCAATTGTTTGGGCACAAAATACTAACAAGGTAAGATTTGCACTTTGACCTTAACTTAAGAACTCCTCAAATGGAGATGATACTTGAAACTGAAGAAAGTAGTTAAGTAAACACTTATACAGGCAAGTAAATATTTTCCTTGATTATAGGTCCCAATATccgtgtgcagtgagagctgccctacaggcaccaggaaggctgtgcagaaaggaaagcctgtctgctgctttgactgtataccatgtgctgaaggagagatcagtaataTAACAGGTACAAAATCACCCAAATATGGTGGGAAGGGGAGGATGTTGGAATTGCTGCCATGATTAAAAGTCTTATAGTGAAATGTTATTCTCCTTTTTTAAGAGATACGATTCTTGTAACAAACTACATTAATTCAAACATATGTCCTATATTCAGCTGTGTATCTAAATTccaattttaattgttttcttctTACTTCACAACAGATTCTATTAAATGTGAACAATGCTATCAGGACTACTGGTCAAATACACACAGGAATGAATGTATAAAGAAGGAAATTGAATATCTGTCTTATGAGGAAACTATGGGTATTTTGCTAACAGCTGTTTCTATTGTTGGTGCATTTATGACACTGATAATCTTAATCATATTcttcaaatataaaaacaccCCAATAGTCAAAGCccacaactcagagctgagcttcctgctgcttttttctctgactctgtgtttcctctgttcacttactttcattggtcagccctccgagtggtcctgtatgctgcgccacACAGCATTTGGGATCAACtttgtcctctgcatctcctgtgttctggggaaaacaattgtagtgttaatggccttcagggctacacttccaggcagtaatgtcatgaaatggtttgggcctccacagcagagactcagtgttcttgccTTTACACTTATACAGGTtcttatttgtgtgctttggttaatcatttcccccccttttcccttcaaaaatcaaaaactgtaCAAGGACAAGATTATTCTAGAATGTCATTTGGGTTCATccataggtttctgggctgtgctgggttaCATTGGGCTTCTAGCTAGTTTATGTTTTCTGttggcttttctagcacggaagttgcctgataatttta contains the following coding sequences:
- the LOC118241185 gene encoding extracellular calcium-sensing receptor-like; this translates as MEPVFALLHLVMTIIIFSKCNGTDCTLLGESVCPQISKDGDVIIGGIFSFHSSWEITDLSYLVKPPPLKCTSLDVRAIQFSQSLMFAIEEINNNSSLLPGVSLGYKIYDACTSKAVGVQVAMALVNGNENSVSNKPCTKPAQVQAIIGESFSSVSMAVAMNIGPFSIPLISHGATCECLSDKKKYPSFLRTIPSDYHQSRALAEMVRHFGWTWVGAIRRDDDYGNSGMAAFTQAAQQWDICLEYSLPFFKTYSQEKVLRIIEQIKSSTSRVIVGFVDPSDIEILLDVFLEHNITGYQWVGTEAWILNPLLATLDKHNILQGAIGLAVPKAKVTGLKDFILDLNQVKSAGSAIFTKYWETIFHCKYKAKNDSEDSPSCTGEEELSEMNNIFSDMSLMPYFNNVYKGVYAIAHTLHDLLGCKETCSTKKQPDPLTFLEQLRMVRFKTKEGEEIYFDKNGDPAARYEVINWQTSKERQHEFVTVGLYDSTFPVNSRLTLNLSSIVWAQNTNKVPISVCSESCPTGTRKAVQKGKPVCCFDCIPCAEGEISNITDSIKCEQCYQDYWSNTHRNECIKKEIEYLSYEETMGILLTAVSIVGAFMTLIILIIFFKYKNTPIVKAHNSELSFLLLFSLTLCFLCSLTFIGQPSEWSCMLRHTAFGINFVLCISCVLGKTIVVLMAFRATLPGSNVMKWFGPPQQRLSVLAFTLIQVLICVLWLIISPPFPFKNQKLYKDKIILECHLGSSIGFWAVLGYIGLLASLCFLLAFLARKLPDNFNEAKFITFSMLIFCAVWITFIPSYVSSPGKFTVAVEIFAILASSFGLLFCIFLPKCYIIILKPEKNTKKQLIGKIQNK